TACGGGCAACAGGAGGTGTTCCATTGTCAAAGAAAAAACGAAAGACTTACAACCGTGAATTTAAGAAGGAGGCCGTGGCACTGATCACCGACAAGGGATACAGCGTTGCCGAAGCCTCCCGGAATCTGGGTGTCGAATACAGTGTCCTGCGCCGCTGGAAAATGCAGTTGGCCGATGATCCCCAAAATGCCTTTCCCGGTAAAGGGCGGCAAAAAGCTGATGACCAGGAAGTTCGCAATCTCCAAAAGGAACTGGAGCGGGTAAAAGAGGAACGTGACATCTTAAAAAAAGCACTGGCCTACTTTGCGGAGGATCAGAAATGAAATTTCAATTCATCTCTGACCACCGGGAGACGTTCAAGGTAGGCCGCATGTGTGCGTTGCTTAATGTCTCCCCCTCTGGATTTTACGCCTGGCTCAATCGACCGGAGAGCCGCCGGATCATCGAAAACCGGGCTTTAGAGAATAGAATACGTGTCCTTCACGCCGCCAGCCACGGTATTTACGGGTCGCCCAAAATTCACCGGGACCTTACCGACGAAGGCATTCGTTGTGGCAAAAACCGCGTAGCCCGGATAATGCGTGAAGCTGGCATCCGGTCTCGTACAAAAAAGAAATTCAAAGTCACGACCAACTCCCGGCACAACCTGCCGGTGGCTCCCAACCTGTTGAATCAGGAGTTCACCGTAGATGCTCCGGACCGCACCTGGGTCGGCGATATCACCTACATTCATACCCAGGAAGGGTGGGTGTATCTGGCCGTTCTGATTGATCTGTTCAACCGCAAGGTGGTCGGCTGGTCCGCCTCACCCCGGATGACCCGACAATTGACCATCGATGCGTTGCAAATGGCGCTGGATCATCGACGCCCTGACCCGGGATTAATGCACCACTCAGATCGGGGCAGCCAGTACGCTTCTGGAGATTACCAGAAACTGCTCACTAAACATCAGATGATTTGCAGCATGAGCCGCAAGGGAAACTGCTATGACAACGCGGTTGCGGAAAGTTTCTTCCGCCTGCTGAAAACCGAGTGGGTGAATCATCACCGGTACCTCAGCCGGTCAGAAGCGATCAGCAGCCTATTTTACTATATCGAAATCTTCTACAATCGAAAAAGACGTCACTCTGTGCTTGATTATGCAACGCCGCAAGAATACGAAAATTTCCCCTTTGCGGCTTAACTCGGTGTCCACTAATTCGGGGGAAATCCATTATCGAGCGCCTCTGGCGCACCCTGAAATATGAAAGAATATACCTCAGGGATTACGAAACCGGTGTTGAACTATCCCGGGATCTGACCATCTGGTTCGACTGGTATAATGAAAACCGGAAGCATTCGTC
This window of the uncultured Desulfosarcina sp. genome carries:
- a CDS encoding IS3 family transposase (programmed frameshift), which codes for MSKKKRKTYNREFKKEAVALITDKGYSVAEASRNLGVEYSVLRRWKMQLADDPQNAFPGKGRQKADDQEVRNLQKELERVKEERDILKKALALLCGGSEMKFQFISDHRETFKVGRMCALLNVSPSGFYAWLNRPESRRIIENRALENRIRVLHAASHGIYGSPKIHRDLTDEGIRCGKNRVARIMREAGIRSRTKKKFKVTTNSRHNLPVAPNLLNQEFTVDAPDRTWVGDITYIHTQEGWVYLAVLIDLFNRKVVGWSASPRMTRQLTIDALQMALDHRRPDPGLMHHSDRGSQYASGDYQKLLTKHQMICSMSRKGNCYDNAVAESFFRLLKTEWVNHHRYLSRSEAISSLFYYIEIFYNRKRRHSVLDYATPQEYENFPFAA